One window from the genome of Amaranthus tricolor cultivar Red isolate AtriRed21 chromosome 9, ASM2621246v1, whole genome shotgun sequence encodes:
- the LOC130823714 gene encoding uncharacterized protein LOC130823714, with amino-acid sequence MCRTTEYHHKNYFLHLKTISLRFSLSSNSTKSNSLLPEYLTFVFLPRINNTLLKINGSKFLPDSPAFLSLHRNLIDSNNDVVFSSNDSASVTNGLNFEVHLGNKKFLRGVFRKHDVNGLTMECRSLLDKNELFGVKEIEVFATAQNDVVLKEKVVVKKKRFCMKKFDMKLEDILEERECDVDDDVEREGLGVGDCCCCGEVETRSNGGDDFDDIDDQTMEIDMDMEGVRWAVDVGIWVVSLGVGFLVCKASTRNLMKKKKFFV; translated from the coding sequence ATGTGCCGTACAACGGAATACCACCATAAAAACTACTTTCTTCACCTGAAAACCATCTCACTTcgtttttctctctcctcaaatTCCACCAAATCAAATTCCCTCCTACCGGAATATCTCACCTTCGTTTTCCTCCCTCGCATCAACAACACTCTCCTAAAAATCAACGGTTCGAAATTCCTCCCTGATTCTCCCGCTTTTTTATCACTTCATCGCAACCTTATTGATTCCAACAACGACGTCGTTTTCTCTTCTAATGACTCCGCTTCGGTTACTAATGGCCTTAATTTCGAAGTCCACCTCGGCAACAAAAAGTTTCTCCGCGGAGTTTTCCGGAAACACGACGTTAATGGATTAACAATGGAGTGTAGAAGCTTGCTGGATAAAAACGAGTTGTTTGGTGTTAAAGAAATTGAGGTTTTTGCCACTGCGCAAAACGATGTCGTTTTAAAGGAGAAAGTAGTGGTGAAGAAAAAAAGGTTTTGCATGAAGAAATTTGACATGAAACTGGAAGATATTCTAGAGGAGAGGGAGTGTGACGTGGATGATGACGTGGAGAGAGAGGGACTAGGTGTGGGAGATTGTTGCTGTTGTGGTGAGGTAGAAACTAGATCTAACGGTGGTGATGATTTTGATGACATTGATGATCAGACGATGGAGATTGACATGGATATGGAAGGAGTTAGATGGGCCGTTGATGTGGGTATTTGGGTTGTTAGTTTGGGAGTGGGCTTTTTGGTTTGTAAAGCTTCTACCAGAAAtcttatgaagaaaaaaaaattctttgtaTGA